The following coding sequences are from one Desulfocurvus vexinensis DSM 17965 window:
- a CDS encoding sodium:solute symporter family protein, producing the protein MTIKFWTYIMVGLTFGLYMTIAWVSRVKDTKGFYVAGGGVPPLANGMATAADWMSAASFISMAGIISFTGYTGAVYLMGWTGGYVLLALLLAPYLRKFGKFTVPDFVGDRYYSNTARVVALICAIFVSLTYVAGQMRGVGIVFSRFLEVDVNTGVIIGMVIVFMYAGLGGMKGITWTQVAQYLVLIVAFIIPAVAISRMVTGSVIPQLGFGSTILAGPDAGSYLLETLDKIGQDLGFTAYTSAFGPGNRSMLDVLCMTLSLMVGTAGLPHVIIRFYTVPSVRAARLSAGYALLFIAILYTTAPAVAAFARYNMVNTINETPYAQAPSWFKNWERTGLIAWMDKNGDGVIQYRAGAPFAGKPQSTGQTGEHGQVLLANAPSDTPGELYVDPDIMVLANPEIASLPAWVIALVAAGGLAAALSTASGLLLVIASSISHDLYYRIINRNASERARLTLGRVMIGVAVCVAGYFGINPPGFVAQVVALAFGLGASSFFPILVLGIFWKRATREGAICGMIAGIGFTMLYIVQTKFLGVAPWFLGVSPEGIGAVGMVINFAVTIAVSALTPAPPQAIQEMVENVRFPRGAGAAVDH; encoded by the coding sequence ATGACGATCAAATTCTGGACATACATCATGGTCGGGCTGACCTTCGGCCTGTATATGACCATCGCGTGGGTCTCACGCGTGAAAGACACCAAGGGCTTCTACGTGGCGGGCGGCGGCGTGCCGCCCCTGGCCAACGGCATGGCCACCGCCGCCGACTGGATGAGCGCCGCCTCGTTCATCTCCATGGCCGGCATCATCTCGTTCACCGGCTACACCGGCGCGGTCTACCTCATGGGCTGGACCGGCGGCTACGTGCTGCTCGCGCTGCTGCTCGCGCCCTACCTGCGCAAGTTCGGCAAGTTCACGGTGCCGGACTTCGTGGGCGACCGCTACTACTCCAACACCGCGCGCGTGGTGGCCCTGATCTGCGCCATCTTCGTCTCGCTGACCTACGTGGCGGGCCAGATGCGCGGCGTGGGCATCGTGTTCTCGCGCTTCCTCGAAGTGGACGTGAACACCGGGGTGATCATCGGCATGGTCATCGTCTTCATGTACGCCGGGTTGGGCGGCATGAAGGGCATCACCTGGACCCAGGTGGCCCAGTACCTGGTGCTCATCGTGGCCTTCATCATCCCGGCGGTGGCCATCTCGCGCATGGTCACGGGCAGCGTGATCCCCCAGCTGGGCTTCGGCTCGACCATCCTCGCCGGGCCCGACGCGGGCAGCTACCTGCTGGAAACCCTGGACAAGATCGGCCAGGACCTGGGCTTTACCGCCTACACCTCGGCCTTCGGCCCGGGCAACAGGTCCATGCTCGACGTGCTGTGCATGACGCTCTCGCTCATGGTCGGCACCGCCGGGCTGCCCCACGTCATCATCCGCTTCTACACCGTGCCCAGCGTGCGCGCCGCGCGGCTCTCGGCGGGCTACGCGCTGCTGTTCATCGCCATCCTCTACACCACGGCCCCGGCTGTGGCGGCGTTTGCCCGCTACAACATGGTCAATACCATCAACGAGACGCCCTACGCCCAGGCCCCGTCGTGGTTCAAGAACTGGGAGCGCACCGGGCTCATCGCCTGGATGGACAAGAACGGCGACGGCGTGATCCAGTACCGCGCCGGGGCGCCCTTCGCGGGCAAGCCTCAGTCCACCGGGCAGACCGGCGAGCACGGCCAGGTGCTGCTGGCCAACGCCCCCTCGGACACCCCCGGCGAGCTGTACGTGGACCCGGACATCATGGTCCTGGCCAACCCCGAGATCGCCTCGCTGCCGGCCTGGGTCATCGCCCTGGTGGCGGCGGGCGGCCTGGCTGCGGCCCTGTCCACGGCCTCGGGGCTGCTGCTGGTCATCGCGTCGAGCATCTCCCACGACCTCTACTACCGCATCATCAACCGCAACGCCTCGGAGCGCGCGCGCCTGACCCTGGGCCGGGTGATGATCGGCGTGGCCGTGTGCGTGGCCGGATACTTCGGCATCAACCCGCCCGGCTTCGTGGCCCAGGTGGTGGCCCTGGCCTTCGGCCTGGGGGCGTCGAGCTTCTTCCCCATCCTGGTGCTGGGCATCTTCTGGAAGCGCGCCACCCGCGAGGGCGCCATCTGCGGCATGATCGCGGGCATCGGCTTCACCATGCTCTACATCGTGCAGACCAAGTTCCTGGGCGTGGCGCCCTGGTTCCTGGGCGTGAGCCCCGAGGGCATCGGCGCCGTGGGCATGGTGATCAACTTCGCCGTGACCATCGCGGTCTCGGCCTTGACCCCGGCCCCGCCCCAGGCCATCCAGGAGATGGTGGAGAACGTCCGCTTCCCGCGCGGGGCGGGCGCGGCGGTGGACCATTAG
- a CDS encoding DUF4212 domain-containing protein: protein MTQAQGSMRDYWRRNVGYMTVLLAIWAAVSYGCGIVFVEPLNAVTIGGFPLGFWFAQQGSIFVFVVLIFVYYLLMLRLDRKFDVHE from the coding sequence ATGACACAGGCACAGGGCTCCATGCGCGACTACTGGCGCAGGAACGTCGGCTACATGACCGTCTTGCTGGCCATCTGGGCGGCGGTCTCCTACGGCTGCGGCATCGTCTTCGTCGAGCCGCTCAACGCCGTGACCATCGGCGGGTTCCCGCTGGGCTTCTGGTTCGCCCAGCAGGGATCCATCTTCGTCTTCGTGGTGCTGATCTTCGTCTACTACCTGCTCATGCTGCGGCTCGACAGGAAGTTCGACGTCCACGAGTAG
- a CDS encoding CvpA family protein, with protein MISMLDIVFGALALLLGVRGLFRGLLKEVLSTLGVIGAWWLAAEHGPAVAPHLDQWVESPGVAQFAAYIVVFFGVMLAVKILTWIIAKILKASPVGWIDMPGGLAVGLAKAWLLCCVILAGLLTFLPEADFVQRSQAVPYLRPGAEYLREKMPEGMADFDPLRMLPQALPVPALGPQGQDAPENQDPAMTDQARQLLDAIGQAITKQEEDAKK; from the coding sequence ATGATCAGCATGCTCGACATCGTTTTTGGCGCCCTCGCCCTGCTTTTAGGGGTGCGCGGGCTGTTTCGCGGCCTGCTCAAGGAGGTGCTGTCCACCCTGGGGGTCATCGGCGCCTGGTGGCTGGCCGCCGAGCACGGCCCCGCCGTGGCCCCGCACCTGGACCAGTGGGTGGAAAGCCCCGGGGTGGCCCAGTTCGCGGCCTACATCGTCGTGTTCTTCGGGGTCATGCTCGCGGTCAAGATCCTGACCTGGATCATCGCCAAGATCCTCAAGGCCTCGCCCGTGGGCTGGATCGACATGCCCGGCGGGCTGGCCGTGGGTCTGGCCAAGGCCTGGCTGCTGTGCTGCGTGATCCTGGCCGGGCTGCTGACCTTCCTGCCCGAGGCCGATTTCGTGCAGCGCTCCCAGGCCGTGCCCTACCTGCGGCCCGGCGCCGAATATCTGCGCGAGAAGATGCCCGAGGGCATGGCCGACTTCGACCCCCTGCGCATGCTGCCCCAGGCCCTGCCCGTCCCCGCCCTGGGGCCGCAGGGCCAGGACGCCCCCGAGAACCAGGATCCCGCCATGACCGACCAGGCCCGCCAGCTGCTGGACGCCATCGGCCAGGCCATCACCAAGCAAGAGGAAGACGCCAAGAAATGA